A genomic window from Streptomyces broussonetiae includes:
- a CDS encoding copper homeostasis protein CutC: MSKRAVLEVIALDVGDAVAAQAGGADRLELVTEMAADGLTPAPATVAGIRAAVDIDLRVMLRLADGFAAGSAEDVDRLVRAAHAMRDAGADQFVLGFLDTTGAVDLAAVERVVGALDGCAWTFHRAIDRAADRDALRKQLADLPGLDTYLTAGAAAGVGEGLPTLVAEAGRRGEPGYDQTLLVGGGLQLEHVRPLRNAGIDAFHIGGAARPSGWQGPVSEEAVREWRRALDGE, encoded by the coding sequence ATGAGCAAGCGTGCAGTCCTGGAGGTGATCGCGCTCGACGTCGGGGACGCGGTCGCCGCCCAGGCGGGAGGCGCGGACCGCCTCGAGCTGGTCACCGAGATGGCGGCCGACGGGCTCACCCCCGCGCCCGCCACCGTCGCCGGCATCCGGGCCGCCGTCGACATCGATCTGCGCGTGATGCTCCGGCTGGCGGACGGCTTCGCCGCCGGATCCGCCGAGGACGTCGACAGGCTGGTCCGGGCGGCGCACGCGATGCGGGACGCGGGCGCCGACCAGTTCGTGCTCGGATTCCTCGACACGACCGGAGCGGTCGACCTGGCGGCGGTGGAGCGGGTGGTCGGCGCGCTGGACGGCTGTGCCTGGACCTTCCACCGGGCGATCGACCGCGCCGCCGACCGCGACGCCCTGCGCAAGCAACTCGCCGACCTGCCCGGACTGGACACCTACCTCACGGCGGGCGCCGCGGCAGGGGTGGGCGAGGGGCTGCCCACGCTGGTCGCGGAGGCCGGGCGCCGGGGCGAGCCGGGGTACGACCAGACGCTCCTCGTGGGCGGAGGACTGCAGTTGGAGCACGTGCGGCCGCTGCGGAACGCGGGGATCGACGCATTCCACATCGGCGGCGCGGCCCGGCCCTCCGGGTGGCAGGGACCGGTCTCCGAGGAGGCTGTACGGGAGTGGCGCAGGGCGCTGGACGGGGAGTAG